In Massilistercora timonensis, the following are encoded in one genomic region:
- a CDS encoding SOS response-associated peptidase, translating into MCGRYYVDDETAREIEKLVRDLDRKLQIERSGDVFPSQNAMILKGEENHLAAEQMKWGFPGFEKGKLLINARAESAMERRTFQDSVQHRRCIIPAKGFYEWNKSKEKFSYERKDAPVLFMAGCYNWYEDQERFIILTTEANPSVAPVHNRMPLILEPEELKDWVLDDGATEHLLHKTPVLLEAHAEYEQMRLFE; encoded by the coding sequence ATGTGTGGACGATATTATGTGGATGATGAGACTGCCAGGGAAATTGAGAAGCTGGTGCGGGATCTGGATAGGAAACTGCAGATAGAGCGCTCCGGGGATGTCTTCCCTTCGCAAAACGCTATGATCCTAAAAGGCGAGGAAAATCATCTGGCTGCAGAACAGATGAAATGGGGCTTTCCAGGGTTCGAGAAAGGAAAGCTGCTGATCAATGCAAGGGCAGAGAGTGCCATGGAGCGCAGAACCTTCCAGGACAGTGTGCAGCACAGGCGCTGCATCATTCCGGCTAAAGGCTTTTATGAGTGGAACAAAAGCAAGGAGAAATTTTCATACGAGCGGAAGGACGCACCGGTTCTTTTCATGGCAGGGTGCTATAACTGGTATGAGGATCAGGAAAGGTTTATCATTCTGACAACGGAAGCAAACCCTTCCGTGGCGCCGGTCCATAACCGGATGCCGCTGATCCTGGAGCCGGAGGAACTGAAAGACTGGGTGCTGGATGACGGGGCGACAGAGCATTTGCTGCATAAGACACCGGTGCTGTTAGAGGCACACGCAGAGTATGAGCAGATGAGATTATTTGAATAA
- a CDS encoding YjdF family protein produces MDRVSGKLTVYFEEPFWVGVFERIESGKLSVAKVTFGAEPKDYEVHEYIQKYYSSLKFSPAVDAVVKDIRRNPKRMKREAKKQMQETGIGTKSQQALKLQQEQNKQERKVRSRKKREADELRMFELKQQKKREKHKGH; encoded by the coding sequence ATGGACAGAGTAAGTGGAAAGCTGACAGTATATTTTGAAGAACCATTTTGGGTAGGAGTATTTGAACGTATCGAAAGTGGTAAATTATCTGTGGCAAAAGTAACTTTTGGTGCAGAACCAAAAGATTACGAGGTGCATGAATATATTCAAAAATACTATTCCAGTTTGAAATTTAGTCCGGCTGTTGATGCTGTTGTAAAGGATATAAGAAGAAATCCGAAAAGGATGAAGCGTGAAGCGAAAAAGCAGATGCAGGAAACAGGCATTGGGACAAAATCGCAACAGGCATTGAAATTACAACAGGAGCAGAACAAGCAGGAGCGTAAAGTGAGAAGCCGCAAGAAAAGAGAAGCGGACGAACTGCGAATGTTTGAACTAAAACAGCAAAAGAAAAGAGAAAAGCATAAGGGACATTAA
- a CDS encoding sigma-70 family RNA polymerase sigma factor produces the protein MKALHPLTEEQRIFAEKHHDFIYQYLNGRHLNIEDYYDTAVFGYLKAVQDYLEKPELQQYRFSTIARIAMRDALATEWKKQNRPMRRAYLEEYQEDTAELDVFLPVRQERLAEAMDDRNRLLALLAYLTPKERQVVHLQADGYTYHEIAEICNITSHGVHGRFYRLRRKVRSLDGMEV, from the coding sequence ATGAAAGCATTGCACCCATTAACAGAAGAACAGAGAATTTTCGCAGAGAAGCACCATGATTTTATCTATCAGTATCTGAACGGACGCCACCTGAATATCGAGGATTACTACGATACCGCTGTCTTTGGCTATCTGAAAGCCGTACAGGATTATCTGGAGAAACCGGAACTTCAGCAGTACCGCTTCTCCACCATCGCCCGCATCGCCATGCGGGATGCACTGGCAACGGAATGGAAAAAACAGAACCGGCCCATGCGCCGGGCTTATCTGGAGGAGTATCAGGAAGATACCGCTGAACTGGACGTTTTCCTTCCTGTCCGGCAGGAACGTCTGGCAGAGGCAATGGATGACCGGAACCGCCTGCTGGCGCTTCTGGCTTATCTGACGCCGAAGGAGCGCCAGGTGGTCCATCTGCAGGCGGACGGCTACACCTACCACGAAATTGCCGAGATCTGTAATATTACATCCCACGGGGTACACGGCCGGTTCTACCGCCTCCGCAGAAAAGTACGGAGTCTGGATGGAATGGAGGTGTGA
- a CDS encoding AbrB/MazE/SpoVT family DNA-binding domain-containing protein — protein sequence MSIAVIRNMDTQGRIIIPADIRKETGIRSGSTLEIATDGTTIRIRKCTPRNTGSKELRDFLEPLYKNIRCGLAISSTDCILASKGCYLPEGAQITEELRSFIEESKEMFSQLGLCPPVPDCSRKVAALFPITLALASKKAALLLIPEPGRCLSGAECNCTRLIANMITRKYKPNE from the coding sequence ATGAGTATTGCCGTGATACGAAACATGGATACCCAGGGGCGCATCATCATCCCTGCGGATATCCGCAAAGAAACAGGCATCCGCAGCGGCAGCACCCTGGAGATTGCCACGGACGGGACAACCATCCGCATCCGGAAGTGTACGCCCCGGAATACCGGTTCCAAAGAACTTCGGGATTTCCTGGAGCCTCTCTATAAGAACATCCGATGCGGGCTTGCCATCAGCAGCACTGACTGCATCCTGGCATCCAAAGGCTGCTATCTGCCAGAAGGCGCACAGATCACAGAGGAACTGCGCTCTTTTATCGAAGAGAGCAAAGAAATGTTTTCTCAATTGGGCCTCTGCCCGCCAGTTCCCGACTGCTCCCGGAAGGTTGCCGCACTGTTTCCGATCACTTTAGCTCTGGCCTCTAAAAAAGCAGCGCTATTGCTGATCCCGGAGCCAGGACGGTGCTTATCGGGCGCCGAGTGTAACTGCACACGCCTGATAGCAAACATGATTACCCGGAAATACAAACCGAATGAATAG
- a CDS encoding nitric oxide reductase activation protein NorD, with protein sequence MNSNQKKLKQMIREEESSITDQEFFTSSAFHQYLTSQTRAATGRYCYGLQALISWDESDGAALAYTDSYKIYLNAANRVTQSFPSRFLRALSLVGMTGHETAHLLFTDFTTRNLYLTNLGNGSFYPEDPSVELPAYQKNQAEILDALQEKDKAVSLTLQTCAASLQNILEDIYIEARMCAAFPGSFRKGIQLNNLRMLEQIPDLHEQLSRDYQPFTIATNLLLAYCRSGTISNRFHSDSEYLDVLTDGMEYIDTALEAPSIKERLTATNCLLVLFWDFIKPLVEEMREKLEQKNETEATEELQDLLDQQIAGGTPIPLGKGGAEAKNIPAAKGGAGTDPQDADFSSSKGRQESLKEAEKVMAEEGGRIALAKTSAILDGNDPGVTYASQYAGTGYEDAASDIARVLNEAATEKAQAAYEQQLTEELQKAANDIHYGNAHAGIHVTIHRVQDIPDRLIRQYEEVAPPLLRASKRLQSSILPLLKEEAEGGKQKNLLYGRRLDMRSFHHQDGSFFIRTRLPADEQRLAVGLLIDESGSMGWGDRITHARKTAIVLYDFCVSLGIPVTIYGHSTDYRGVALYSYAEFDSVDENDRYRLMDMIDRNGNRDGAALRFVAEHLAKRPENRKLLILISDGQPADTGYRGTEAEADLRGIKKEYARQNIVLFAAAIGEDKDAIQRIYQEGFLDITRLDDLPKNLTLLVKQYLK encoded by the coding sequence TTGAACAGCAACCAGAAAAAATTAAAGCAGATGATTCGGGAAGAGGAATCTTCCATTACCGATCAGGAATTTTTTACGTCCTCCGCCTTCCATCAGTATCTGACCTCCCAGACACGTGCTGCTACCGGGCGTTACTGCTACGGTCTGCAGGCACTGATTTCCTGGGACGAATCTGATGGTGCGGCACTGGCTTACACAGACTCTTATAAGATCTACCTGAATGCGGCAAACCGTGTTACCCAGAGCTTTCCGTCCCGCTTCCTGCGGGCGCTGAGCCTGGTAGGGATGACCGGACATGAGACGGCTCATCTTTTGTTTACGGATTTCACTACCCGGAACCTCTACCTGACAAACCTGGGGAACGGCTCTTTTTACCCGGAAGATCCTTCCGTGGAACTGCCGGCTTATCAGAAAAACCAGGCGGAGATCCTGGACGCCCTGCAGGAAAAAGACAAGGCCGTATCTCTGACCTTGCAGACCTGTGCGGCTTCTCTTCAGAACATCCTGGAAGACATCTATATTGAAGCGAGGATGTGTGCTGCCTTTCCCGGCAGCTTCCGAAAGGGCATCCAGCTCAATAACCTGCGGATGCTGGAGCAGATCCCGGATCTTCACGAACAGCTCAGCCGGGACTACCAGCCGTTTACGATTGCAACCAACCTGCTTCTGGCTTATTGCCGGTCCGGCACCATCAGTAACCGCTTCCACAGCGACAGCGAATATCTGGATGTGCTGACCGATGGCATGGAGTATATCGACACGGCGTTGGAGGCACCATCAATTAAGGAGCGGCTGACTGCGACAAACTGTCTGCTTGTCCTGTTCTGGGACTTTATCAAACCGCTGGTAGAAGAAATGCGGGAAAAGCTAGAACAAAAGAATGAAACAGAAGCAACAGAGGAGCTTCAGGATCTTCTGGATCAGCAGATTGCAGGCGGCACGCCCATTCCTCTGGGAAAAGGCGGTGCGGAGGCAAAAAATATCCCTGCCGCCAAAGGAGGCGCAGGCACCGATCCGCAAGACGCAGATTTCTCTTCTTCCAAAGGCCGTCAGGAAAGCCTGAAGGAAGCTGAAAAAGTGATGGCGGAGGAAGGCGGGCGGATTGCCCTTGCCAAGACCAGCGCTATTTTAGACGGCAATGATCCGGGCGTAACCTACGCATCCCAGTATGCCGGCACCGGCTATGAGGATGCGGCATCAGATATTGCCCGTGTCTTAAATGAAGCCGCAACAGAAAAAGCGCAGGCAGCCTATGAACAGCAGCTGACAGAAGAATTACAGAAAGCAGCAAATGATATCCATTACGGAAATGCCCATGCCGGTATCCATGTGACCATTCATCGGGTACAGGACATCCCAGACCGGCTGATCCGGCAGTATGAGGAAGTTGCACCTCCTCTTCTCAGGGCTTCCAAGCGCCTGCAGAGTTCCATACTGCCCCTCTTAAAAGAGGAGGCGGAAGGCGGAAAGCAGAAGAACCTTCTGTATGGACGGCGGCTGGATATGCGTTCCTTCCATCACCAGGACGGTTCTTTCTTCATCCGAACCAGGCTCCCAGCCGATGAACAGCGGCTGGCAGTAGGGCTCCTGATTGACGAAAGCGGATCTATGGGCTGGGGTGACCGTATCACTCACGCCAGAAAGACAGCCATTGTCCTTTATGACTTCTGTGTCAGCCTGGGGATCCCGGTGACCATCTATGGCCATTCCACGGATTACCGGGGCGTAGCCCTCTATTCCTATGCGGAGTTTGACTCTGTGGACGAGAATGACCGCTACCGGCTGATGGATATGATAGACCGCAACGGCAACAGGGACGGCGCAGCGCTCCGCTTTGTTGCAGAGCATCTGGCGAAAAGACCGGAGAACCGGAAACTTCTGATCCTGATCTCCGACGGTCAGCCAGCCGATACCGGTTATCGCGGCACGGAGGCAGAGGCGGACCTGCGGGGAATCAAGAAGGAATACGCCAGACAGAATATTGTTCTGTTTGCGGCAGCCATTGGAGAGGACAAGGATGCCATCCAGCGCATCTATCAGGAAGGGTTCCTGGACATTACCCGTCTGGATGACCTGCCGAAAAACCTGACGCTGCTTGTCAAGCAGTACCTCAAATAA
- a CDS encoding helix-turn-helix transcriptional regulator, whose protein sequence is MRKAVWIRSCRPEKKEGDPVGKTPLTEPEMYALLAKNLSYLRKSQGGLSQKAVARILHLPPKTIMNYENCRATPLAYAVLKLADYYGCSVEDLLTKNLTERK, encoded by the coding sequence TTGAGGAAAGCTGTCTGGATACGGTCCTGCCGGCCTGAAAAGAAAGAAGGCGATCCAGTGGGTAAAACGCCTCTTACAGAACCAGAAATGTATGCACTTCTTGCAAAAAACCTGTCCTACTTACGCAAATCTCAGGGCGGGCTTTCCCAAAAAGCGGTGGCACGGATTTTACACCTGCCGCCAAAAACCATTATGAATTACGAAAACTGCAGGGCCACTCCGCTTGCCTATGCTGTCCTGAAACTGGCAGATTATTACGGCTGCTCCGTGGAAGACCTGCTGACAAAAAATCTCACAGAAAGGAAATAG